AGGCTTACCGTGCTCCCGGAATCCAGGAGGGCTTTCACACAGTGGCCCTCGACCTTCACCTCCCTTTCTGGGGCTTCCCGGGGCACTGCTATGTGAATGATGCAACCTGCCAGCCAGGCTCAGGCCTCCGGGGGGTTTGGGTCCGTGGGCATGGGTTCCTCCCGCACAAACGATGTTGCTGGTCTGCTTACCGGCTGTGAGGTGCCCTCCAGTGGTCGCCTTTCCTGGTGCGTTTTCCGGAAATAGGTGACAGCTCTCTCTCTGCCACCAAGGGCCTGTGTTGCCTCCGCCAGTTCCACAGCCTCCACCAGGGCGGCGAGGGTCTCGGGGTTCCGCATTCCTACAGCCCTCTGTTGCATGCGGGGAAGGGACAGGAGGAACTTGTCTACCACCACTCGTTCCGCTACCTGTACTGGCGTCGGTTGTCCAGACAACAGCCACAGACAGGCTAGACGGGACAGCTGCGAAGCAATTACGTGGGCGGGAACCTGAGCATCATACACCCATTTATGGAAGCGCTGCGCCGCACATACCAGTGAAAGCCCCACCCATGCCAAGATCTCATTCTTTAGCTCTTTGTAGTCATCAACAGAGGCTGGGCTGAGTGCGTAGTAGGCGCGCTGCACTTCCCCCATTAAAAAGGGCGCAAGCGTTCTCACCCACTCGCTCCAATCCCACCCCTCCCTTTCAGCTATCACCTCGAACGTTTGCAGATATGCCTCCACGTCATCATGCTCCGTTAGCTTGGTGATCAGTTGACTAGCTCGGGCACGGGGTTCGGGGATCGGTATGTGAGCAGCAGCTTCCAATCGCAGCTGCATGAGCTCCTGTTCCGCCCGCTCTTGGCGTGCTGAAAGTTTTCCATGATTTGTTGCTGGTGGAGGGAGATGTTCATGAGCTAATGCATGAGCTCCTCCATTGTTTCCAGAGAGAGAGCTGGACCTGTGGAAAAACCAGATGGAGAATTGGGGTAAGTTTCATTGTCTGACCTCATTTTCCTCATTTCAGCCAGCATTCTCCACCAGTGTGGCAGGATTCACGAACACAGACACCCGACACGCTCACCCCGCCCTTGCACCGAAGACACCACGCACCATTAAGTTCTCCTTTTACTTACTGTCACAATAAAACACCCCCTTTGTGGGACTGTGCACTTGAGAATAATTGTCTGTGCCTAATTCATCCTGCcacaacagatagatagatagaattcaTAATTAACTTTAGATAGGTTATTTGATTACATTCTCTCTTTTGTATtagtatactttgttttttgtgacatttcatttagtttattaatttgtttattgcACTGTAAACTTTATAAATTCACAGTCTCAGTGAATTAATCCTTTTTTGCTCCGAATAACTGTCCTAACGAGTCTGCTTCTGAAGAATGCGTATGCAGTGCGGTTTAGAGGTTAATAAAGTTTAAACTCTAAATATGGTCCCGAATGTGTGCTGATGTGTACCTTATGTTTTTGACTGCTTATATATCATGCATACAATATCGATGCTGTTTACCAAAATTGCATTGAAGTGCATATATCTTTCCAGTGTCCAATATCTGCTGTGACATTGTGCATTACTAAAGTACTTTACTGTGGTGAAGTGCTTAAACTGATACAGTTATGGACTGACACAGCAGATCTGTATTGTGATGCTTAAACATTTGCTGTGTCAGTCCTGGCACTGAAACCCTTTCATCAGAAACACTTGCTATAACATCTTACTATGCTAAATGTCAATGCAgaatggcattatttttttttttttttttttacataatttggccttttttattattgtttaataatgcCATAAATTGAGCCTTTTATATAATtactttaatataatttaaaggaaattaaaatataatatcctTAATATCCTAAGATCCTTTAAAGACCATATGGAATCAAAATTGACCATGTTTACTTTAATTTACCTATAATGCATGCTTCATCGCTTAATGTTATGCTAAAGAAAATTTTATCAAAGTATAATAACTTTCTCCACCGCTAATGCAACTTTTTTCAGCTGACGTAACAAAGTCTGTACAGGGTGGGGaaaattaaccaataatatcatagtGTAACACagctcaatggaaaggaggaggtgagaaccggcttgacaatataaatgataatttatGAGAAAcctaaccaaaaagacaaacacacacacaggtgtcggacagctgtccgtaactctctctctgtcgcactgccatctccggtcggccttatccctctcgggcttaatcagccttattagaggccgggtgtgcggaatcacaacccggccccaccctccgccctgccacatttcTCCCTTGTTTCTTCAGGCCGGGGAGTCCCCTGCATGACATACACCCCCCCCTCTTTTCCgagaggaggggggggggggcatgcccTTCTggccccgtctgccggcaggtcatccccgccttcctggaTCTGGGAAGGGACAGGGGGAGggaaaacaacaataacaaaaacacgGTACTTACACCATAACGGTGATGATACcaacttaaaatataattaaaataatatttaaaaagagagggaaaggccaacgcggagcgtcagcgggagagagagagaggagagagagagaaaaaatatatattat
This Myxocyprinus asiaticus isolate MX2 ecotype Aquarium Trade chromosome 20, UBuf_Myxa_2, whole genome shotgun sequence DNA region includes the following protein-coding sequences:
- the LOC127411191 gene encoding uncharacterized protein LOC127411191 isoform X2, with the translated sequence MKKGCCPRDEKRSSSLSGNNGGAHALAHEHLPPPATNHGKLSARQERAEQELMQLRLEAAAHIPIPEPRARASQLITKLTEHDDVEAYLQTFEVIAEREGWDWSEWVRTLAPFLMGEVQRAYYALSPASVDDYKELKNEILAWVGLSLVCAAQRFHKWVYDAQVPAHVIASQLSRLACLWLLSGQPTPVQVAERVVVDKFLLSLPRMQQRAVGMRNPETLAALVEAVELAEATQALGGRERAVTYFRKTHQERRPLEGTSQPITKGGAFGREQREDDRLRNCWSQVRIVNGKAGGGETPLGGATYQDGDRARVGPLASHDRALRN
- the LOC127411191 gene encoding uncharacterized protein LOC127411191 isoform X1 → MKKGCCPRDEKRSSSLSGNNGGAHALAHEHLPPPATNHGKLSARQERAEQELMQLRLEAAAHIPIPEPRARASQLITKLTEHDDVEAYLQTFEVIAEREGWDWSEWVRTLAPFLMGEVQRAYYALSPASVDDYKELKNEILAWVGLSLVCAAQRFHKWVYDAQVPAHVIASQLSRLACLWLLSGQPTPVQVAERVVVDKFLLSLPRMQQRAVGMRNPETLAALVEAVELAEATQALGGRERAVTYFRKTHQERRPLEGTSQPITKGGAFGREQREDDRLRNCWSQVRIVNGKVRLPAPHPSLHFIVENDLLYCVTHRRGEEKRLLVVPRTKTETVLELAHLHPMTGHLGIENTTRRIRDRFHWPGLDVEVRRYCQSCAVCQRTAPQRPPPSPLIPLPQWWRMRALLWAKTAQLGTNSYVTLPLIHGFDGKPGVGWRKQEDGLPAAAKGKWHLISIYPVAG